The Streptomyces sp. NBC_01255 genome window below encodes:
- a CDS encoding MAB_1171c family putative transporter, translating into MTATLEDVFTITHTLSGLVSLSAFGYKWRDLRRDPDNLALRALCATRLFNGLAYLALAPMTYLWIGQLTGIPNLGTLLGHTSIVLAALSAHVMVTGWFSSPDVARRRLPKVAAPYFLAIAVMAALFFAAPLPGAHPVDFEVHFATHPTAGAYVVVFLVIYGLNLANTARHAWPSSRHVGRPWLGQSLRLAALGSVFVLGFIAGKLIGVVGRWCGQTGWDQAAILWSPLMASAGSLVIVVGYTLPGWGAALSTRLDHHRSYRTLHPLWAALCEAVPGIALFKPRSPGLALCTRDLHTRLYRTVIEIRDGQRLLRPYVCDACEARLRAGLRKSASMRGDNADLLLEAAILSLAIRRRRAGREPSGQPSGLGSRQSGSEFGDELTWLRQVAEAYTRASADRDLLPDVHDCGCTLAPRLRPAAGSSTPPTSVT; encoded by the coding sequence GTGACCGCGACCCTCGAGGACGTCTTCACCATCACCCACACGCTCTCCGGACTCGTCAGCCTGAGCGCCTTCGGATACAAGTGGCGTGATCTCAGGCGCGATCCGGACAACCTCGCTCTGCGCGCGCTGTGTGCCACACGCCTCTTCAACGGCCTCGCCTATCTGGCCCTCGCACCGATGACGTACCTCTGGATCGGGCAGCTGACCGGGATCCCCAACCTCGGCACACTCCTCGGCCACACCTCCATCGTGCTGGCGGCCCTGTCGGCACACGTGATGGTGACGGGCTGGTTCAGCTCGCCGGACGTGGCCAGACGCCGCCTCCCGAAGGTGGCCGCACCCTACTTCCTGGCCATCGCCGTCATGGCCGCCCTCTTCTTCGCGGCCCCACTGCCCGGCGCTCACCCCGTCGACTTCGAGGTCCACTTCGCCACCCATCCGACCGCGGGAGCCTACGTGGTCGTCTTCCTCGTCATCTACGGCCTGAATCTCGCCAACACGGCGCGGCACGCCTGGCCGTCCTCCCGCCACGTGGGCAGGCCGTGGCTCGGACAGTCGCTGCGGCTCGCCGCCCTGGGGTCCGTCTTCGTCCTGGGGTTCATCGCGGGAAAGCTGATCGGAGTCGTGGGCCGCTGGTGCGGGCAGACCGGCTGGGACCAGGCCGCCATCCTGTGGAGCCCGCTCATGGCCAGTGCCGGCTCCCTGGTCATCGTCGTGGGCTACACCCTGCCGGGCTGGGGCGCGGCACTCTCCACCCGCCTCGACCATCACCGCTCCTACCGCACCCTCCACCCCCTCTGGGCCGCTCTCTGCGAGGCCGTCCCCGGCATCGCCCTCTTCAAGCCCCGCTCCCCGGGCCTCGCTCTCTGCACGAGGGACCTGCACACCCGGCTCTACCGGACGGTCATCGAGATCAGGGACGGCCAGCGGCTGCTGCGCCCTTATGTGTGCGACGCCTGTGAGGCGCGGCTGCGGGCCGGGCTGAGGAAGTCGGCCTCGATGCGGGGCGACAACGCCGATCTCCTTCTGGAGGCGGCGATCCTCTCCCTGGCGATACGGCGCAGACGGGCGGGCCGAGAGCCCTCCGGACAGCCGTCCGGCCTCGGATCGCGCCAGTCCGGCAGTGAGTTCGGCGACGAACTGACCTGGCTGCGGCAGGTGGCGGAGGCGTATACGCGCGCCTCGGCGGACCGTGACCTCCTGCCCGACGTCCACGACTGCGGCTGCACACTGGCGCCGCGCCTTCGGCCGGCGGCGGGCTCCTCGACGCCACCGACCTCAGTGACCTGA
- a CDS encoding helix-turn-helix domain-containing protein — protein MEEAPAVKLTCRELGVLRLLARGLSNRLIARRLEISEKTVKNHLSGIYPKIGAADRTQAALYAQRVGLTEPYEATPSAVATRAAPPTDPALTARERGVLRLLARGLSNRLIARRLEISEKTVKNHLSGIYPKIGAADRTQAALYAQRVGLAA, from the coding sequence GTGGAAGAAGCGCCGGCCGTGAAACTCACCTGCCGGGAGTTAGGTGTACTGCGCCTGCTGGCCCGGGGGTTGAGCAACCGGCTCATCGCCCGTCGGCTCGAGATCTCCGAAAAGACCGTCAAGAACCATCTGAGCGGCATATATCCCAAGATCGGCGCGGCTGATCGTACGCAGGCCGCGCTCTACGCCCAGCGCGTGGGTCTGACCGAGCCCTACGAGGCGACGCCCTCCGCCGTCGCCACCCGTGCGGCGCCTCCCACCGACCCGGCCCTCACCGCGCGCGAGCGGGGTGTACTGCGCCTGCTGGCCCGGGGGTTGAGCAACCGGCTCATCGCCCGTCGGCTCGAGATCTCCGAGAAGACCGTCAAGAACCATCTGAGCGGCATATATCCCAAGATCGGCGCGGCTGATCGTACGCAGGCCGCGCTCTACGCCCAGCGCGTGGGCCTCGCCGCGTGA
- a CDS encoding helix-turn-helix domain-containing protein: MGTQPPGLLAQRLNRLFETVHPRGRGPFSNEEVAGAVRDQGGDISKQYIAYLRKGERGNPRLHHLEALAKFFGVPTSYFFDDASAAHTEKRLEELAAWRDAGLTRQDLQSLEHAGVTSVAMRAVGLSPKGLEFAKAILDQLREMEGLGPGPDGPRPSP; encoded by the coding sequence ATGGGGACACAACCACCCGGATTGCTTGCCCAGCGGCTGAACCGGCTGTTCGAGACCGTCCACCCGCGTGGGCGCGGACCGTTCAGCAACGAGGAGGTCGCCGGAGCCGTACGGGATCAGGGCGGTGACATTTCCAAGCAGTACATCGCCTACCTCCGCAAAGGCGAGCGAGGAAACCCGCGCCTCCATCACCTCGAAGCCCTCGCCAAATTCTTCGGCGTACCGACCTCATATTTTTTCGACGACGCGTCGGCCGCACACACAGAGAAAAGACTCGAAGAGCTCGCGGCCTGGCGCGACGCCGGTCTGACACGGCAGGATCTGCAATCCCTTGAGCACGCGGGTGTCACGAGTGTGGCCATGCGCGCGGTGGGACTGTCCCCCAAGGGCCTGGAATTCGCGAAGGCGATACTCGACCAGCTCCGTGAGATGGAGGGGCTCGGCCCCGGGCCGGACGGGCCGCGGCCGAGCCCCTGA
- a CDS encoding beta-ketoacyl-ACP synthase III: MTSMATEIQSSPYRFARLLGVGSYRPGRVVGNEEICRFIDSDSAWIEARSGILTRHFADAEETIPVMGARAAEKALSAAGLTPADVSCVILSTMSYLHQAPPAAAACAAELGARGAAAFDLGAACAGFSHGLAVASSLVAGRQAEHVLVVGAERMSDIVDPHDRSTAFIFGDGAGAAVVGPSDEPGIGRAVWGTDTEHLRAIEQSRSFAELRRDPMGRWPFLEMAGPEIFRWAIGAVAEVCGQALRAAGVTVDDIEAFVPHQANLRIIDAAVKSMGLPSSVEVARTVREDGNVSGASIPLALDALIASGRVRPGALVLTAGFGSGLSYSAQVVVAP, translated from the coding sequence ATGACGTCGATGGCAACTGAAATTCAATCCTCGCCCTACCGGTTCGCCCGCCTTCTGGGGGTGGGTTCGTATCGCCCTGGGCGAGTGGTCGGCAACGAAGAGATATGCAGGTTCATCGATTCCGACAGCGCATGGATAGAGGCACGGTCGGGAATTCTGACACGGCATTTCGCCGATGCCGAGGAGACCATTCCCGTGATGGGGGCGAGGGCCGCGGAGAAGGCGCTGAGCGCGGCCGGCCTGACCCCCGCGGACGTCTCCTGCGTGATCCTCTCCACGATGTCCTACCTGCATCAGGCGCCGCCGGCCGCGGCGGCCTGCGCCGCCGAGCTGGGCGCCCGCGGGGCAGCCGCCTTCGATCTCGGCGCTGCGTGTGCCGGGTTCTCGCACGGCCTGGCCGTGGCAAGCAGTCTGGTGGCGGGCCGTCAGGCGGAGCATGTCCTGGTCGTCGGGGCGGAGCGGATGAGCGACATCGTCGACCCCCACGACCGTTCGACGGCCTTCATCTTCGGAGACGGGGCGGGTGCGGCCGTGGTCGGCCCGTCGGACGAGCCCGGTATCGGGCGCGCCGTGTGGGGGACCGACACGGAGCACCTGCGAGCCATCGAGCAGAGCCGGTCGTTCGCGGAACTGCGGCGCGACCCCATGGGGCGCTGGCCCTTCCTGGAGATGGCTGGTCCGGAGATCTTCCGGTGGGCCATCGGCGCGGTCGCCGAGGTGTGCGGACAGGCCTTGCGGGCGGCCGGTGTCACGGTGGACGACATCGAGGCGTTCGTGCCGCATCAGGCCAATCTGCGCATCATCGACGCGGCAGTGAAGTCGATGGGGCTGCCGTCCTCGGTCGAGGTGGCGCGGACGGTCCGGGAGGACGGGAACGTGTCCGGCGCCTCGATCCCGCTCGCGCTCGACGCACTGATCGCGTCCGGCCGGGTCAGGCCCGGGGCGCTCGTCCTGACGGCTGGCTTCGGTTCGGGCCTCAGCTACTCGGCGCAGGTCGTCGTCGCTCCCTGA
- a CDS encoding PaaI family thioesterase codes for MSEVHVPSTHTATLEWRDQGPLFATQADATGLTYLRGLISGDIVAPPVAQVLGIAVVKADPGTVQFTMPVKNFFTNHLGLLAGGILSTLIDSALGCAILSAIPEDKDIVTLDLNVDFLRPVREASGLITVDAEVVHIGRNRGLASCQVVDSEGRLCAVGKSSCLVRSKAPTAPSPAATAASR; via the coding sequence GTGTCAGAGGTCCATGTCCCCAGCACGCACACCGCCACGCTCGAATGGCGGGACCAGGGGCCACTTTTCGCCACCCAGGCCGACGCAACGGGTCTGACATATCTGCGAGGGCTGATCTCCGGAGATATCGTCGCGCCCCCTGTCGCACAGGTTCTCGGTATCGCCGTCGTCAAAGCCGACCCGGGCACTGTGCAGTTCACGATGCCGGTCAAGAACTTCTTCACGAATCACCTCGGCCTGCTCGCCGGGGGCATCCTGTCGACGCTCATCGACTCCGCCCTCGGGTGTGCGATCCTCTCCGCGATCCCCGAGGACAAGGACATCGTCACCCTCGATCTGAACGTGGACTTCCTGCGTCCGGTGCGCGAGGCGTCGGGTCTGATCACGGTCGACGCCGAGGTCGTGCACATCGGGCGCAATCGCGGCCTGGCGAGCTGTCAGGTCGTGGACTCGGAAGGCAGGCTCTGCGCCGTGGGCAAGAGCAGCTGCCTGGTGCGGAGCAAGGCACCCACCGCACCCTCCCCGGCGGCCACGGCGGCATCCCGATGA
- a CDS encoding 4'-phosphopantetheinyl transferase family protein, with amino-acid sequence MSEGARVLVVSCDWSGRSAPAELLGSREQAYAGGLTGPRRAEWVRTRLTAKAAVHWATGDRGAQILPEPDGAPRVWDTFSGAAVSLAHSREFAVGAVTGGAPAHPLGVDVEPVDARNDILLPRLLGPDEPPCVGPSRAGPGSRREPLPPGFLATVLVACKEAALKAYRRPSPALRDYRLHRGPDGGLRVRAVDTPHGELRVWWSCRAGRVIAVCGTGRRSPEHRTVAADRVIAALVGDPDRTAARATSRNDR; translated from the coding sequence TTGAGCGAGGGCGCCCGCGTCCTGGTCGTCAGCTGCGACTGGTCCGGACGGTCCGCGCCCGCGGAACTCCTCGGTTCGCGCGAACAGGCCTACGCCGGGGGCCTGACCGGGCCCCGGCGGGCCGAATGGGTCCGCACCCGGCTCACGGCCAAGGCCGCGGTCCACTGGGCCACCGGGGACCGAGGAGCCCAGATCCTGCCGGAGCCCGACGGCGCGCCACGGGTCTGGGACACGTTCTCCGGGGCGGCTGTCTCCCTCGCCCACAGCCGGGAGTTCGCCGTCGGCGCGGTCACGGGCGGGGCACCCGCCCACCCGCTCGGAGTGGACGTCGAACCCGTCGACGCCCGCAACGACATCCTGCTGCCGAGGCTGCTCGGCCCGGACGAACCGCCCTGCGTCGGACCGTCCCGCGCCGGTCCGGGATCCCGGCGGGAGCCGCTGCCGCCCGGATTCCTCGCCACGGTGCTGGTGGCCTGCAAGGAGGCCGCCCTCAAGGCGTACCGGCGTCCCTCGCCGGCCCTGCGGGACTACCGGCTGCACCGGGGTCCCGACGGCGGGCTCCGGGTACGGGCCGTGGACACCCCCCACGGCGAACTGCGCGTGTGGTGGTCCTGCCGAGCGGGCCGCGTGATCGCTGTCTGCGGTACCGGCCGACGGTCGCCGGAGCACCGAACCGTCGCCGCCGACCGCGTCATCGCGGCGCTGGTCGGTGACCCCGACCGAACCGCAGCACGAGCGACTTCAAGGAATGACCGGTGA
- a CDS encoding acyl-ACP desaturase, whose product MTETAALDPLLPALAMHELVDQAVTRAGERSWTLAELDWDSLRPERLTEADRSAVRFITFVEDHIPGYLSHFLEAFPVADAEQELERFGFNREYFRFLVAWAGDEERHASALARYQVETGMATREQLLADLAEEGRKEFVLPYEHPVQSFTYTLVQEKATQLFYQRFRETVSEPFLKELLGRLARDEARHFAFYSNLVGAYVARDGAAAVPGLKDVIATFRMPLADTMKGYWRWSLKVADDTSYDHTEAYDAVVRLVRGFVDTPGEPSVEDLGAFVQAIRRVR is encoded by the coding sequence ATGACCGAGACAGCCGCCCTCGACCCCCTGCTGCCCGCCCTCGCGATGCACGAGCTCGTCGACCAGGCGGTGACCCGCGCGGGGGAGCGTTCCTGGACCCTCGCCGAGTTGGACTGGGACTCTCTGCGCCCCGAGCGGCTCACCGAGGCGGACCGCTCCGCGGTGCGGTTCATCACCTTCGTCGAGGACCACATCCCCGGCTACCTCTCCCACTTCCTGGAGGCGTTCCCGGTCGCCGACGCCGAACAGGAGCTGGAGCGCTTCGGGTTCAACCGCGAGTACTTCCGCTTCCTGGTCGCCTGGGCCGGCGACGAGGAGCGGCATGCCTCGGCCCTCGCCCGCTACCAGGTCGAGACCGGCATGGCGACCCGGGAGCAACTGCTCGCCGACCTGGCCGAGGAGGGACGCAAGGAGTTCGTGCTGCCCTACGAGCACCCCGTCCAGTCCTTCACGTACACCCTGGTCCAGGAGAAGGCGACACAGCTGTTCTACCAGCGCTTCCGAGAGACGGTCAGCGAACCCTTCCTCAAGGAGCTGCTCGGCCGGCTCGCCCGTGACGAGGCCCGCCACTTCGCCTTCTACAGCAATCTCGTCGGCGCCTACGTCGCCCGGGACGGCGCCGCGGCCGTCCCCGGCCTCAAGGACGTCATCGCGACCTTCCGGATGCCGCTCGCCGACACCATGAAGGGATACTGGCGCTGGTCCCTGAAGGTCGCCGACGACACCTCCTACGACCACACCGAGGCGTACGACGCGGTGGTGCGCCTGGTCCGGGGCTTCGTCGACACCCCGGGCGAGCCAAGCGTCGAGGACCTCGGCGCCTTCGTCCAGGCCATCCGGCGCGTACGGTGA
- a CDS encoding SAM-dependent methyltransferase has product MTTHAQADTGPELHAGRDGDLALPPEEARRATNEHYELPPEVFRAFLDERVKYSSALYRTPDATLEEAQTAKLHFVAERLALRGGECLLDIGCGWGSLTLFMAQEYGCEVTGVTPSAPQAEYIREQALRLKVADRVDIRVGSYSDLEIDGRYDAATMLGSVIHMPDRVAVLRKVYASLRRQGRLYLSESCFRSVEVYREFAARPGTRHVTETIFGFADMVPFSHLVEATESAGFSLDRLDDLTAHYHRTIEEWERRAEANRDRIESVAPGMAEPLVRYLRTANAGWGYTSKHYALTAAKSRLGPKTVG; this is encoded by the coding sequence ATGACCACCCACGCACAGGCGGACACCGGCCCGGAGCTGCACGCCGGGCGCGACGGCGACCTCGCACTGCCTCCGGAAGAGGCGAGGCGCGCCACCAACGAGCATTACGAGCTGCCCCCGGAGGTCTTCCGGGCCTTCCTCGACGAGCGCGTCAAATACAGCTCCGCCCTCTACCGCACCCCGGACGCCACGCTTGAGGAGGCGCAGACGGCCAAACTGCACTTCGTCGCCGAACGCCTCGCCCTGCGCGGCGGCGAGTGTCTGCTCGACATCGGCTGCGGCTGGGGCAGCCTCACGCTGTTCATGGCACAGGAGTACGGCTGCGAGGTCACCGGCGTCACCCCCTCCGCCCCACAGGCCGAGTACATCAGGGAGCAGGCGCTCCGGCTCAAGGTGGCCGACCGGGTCGACATCCGGGTCGGCTCCTACAGCGACCTGGAGATCGACGGACGCTACGACGCGGCCACGATGCTCGGTTCCGTCATCCACATGCCGGACCGGGTGGCCGTGCTGCGCAAGGTGTACGCGTCGCTGCGCCGCCAGGGCCGCCTCTACCTCTCCGAGAGCTGCTTCCGCAGCGTCGAGGTCTACCGGGAGTTCGCCGCCCGGCCCGGCACCAGGCACGTCACCGAGACCATCTTCGGCTTCGCCGACATGGTGCCCTTCTCCCACCTCGTCGAGGCCACCGAGTCGGCCGGCTTCAGCCTGGACCGGCTCGACGACCTCACCGCCCACTACCACCGCACCATCGAGGAGTGGGAGCGCAGGGCCGAGGCCAACCGCGACCGGATCGAGTCCGTCGCCCCCGGCATGGCCGAGCCGCTCGTACGGTATCTGCGCACCGCCAACGCCGGCTGGGGCTACACCTCCAAGCATTACGCCCTCACGGCCGCCAAGTCGCGGCTCGGCCCCAAGACGGTGGGCTGA
- a CDS encoding acyl carrier protein, which yields MTMSQQTDPRSSSLQESAVLDEVRAQTAKELGIDVGEIAEDTVLKQLSGADSVRLLRIVAQIERVYDVEFEDEDIFDVSTPRQLADLVLAQARVEG from the coding sequence ATGACCATGTCCCAGCAGACCGACCCGCGCTCCTCGTCCCTCCAGGAGTCTGCCGTCCTCGACGAGGTCCGCGCTCAGACCGCGAAGGAGCTCGGCATCGACGTCGGCGAGATCGCCGAGGACACCGTACTCAAGCAGCTGTCCGGCGCGGACTCGGTGCGTCTGCTGCGGATCGTCGCGCAGATCGAGCGCGTCTACGACGTCGAGTTCGAGGACGAGGACATCTTCGACGTCAGTACCCCGCGCCAGCTCGCCGACCTCGTTCTCGCCCAGGCCCGCGTGGAGGGCTGA
- a CDS encoding PaaI family thioesterase, producing the protein MTTEDGTPVDLPWLDEPRFHCFGCSPRNKIGLALQMFRLADGRLATDITFSDEYASYPGVVHGGIVSVLVDELMGDLIALDHGLLAFSVTLRTKFLRPLRTGTPYRAVARVTRQGGGVVHAEADVLDLDGTPHVMANSAYQPISSEQAEGHMGLIGADRDRLAHYFDHAIG; encoded by the coding sequence ATGACGACCGAGGACGGCACCCCGGTCGACCTGCCGTGGCTCGACGAACCCCGCTTCCACTGCTTCGGCTGCTCACCCCGGAACAAGATCGGCCTGGCCCTGCAGATGTTCCGCCTCGCCGACGGCCGGCTCGCCACCGACATCACCTTCTCCGACGAGTACGCCTCCTACCCCGGGGTCGTCCACGGAGGCATCGTCAGCGTGCTCGTGGACGAGCTGATGGGCGATCTGATCGCCCTCGACCACGGTCTGCTGGCCTTCTCCGTCACCCTGCGCACCAAGTTCCTGCGCCCGCTGCGGACCGGCACGCCCTACCGGGCCGTGGCCCGTGTCACCCGGCAGGGCGGCGGCGTCGTGCACGCGGAAGCCGATGTCCTCGACCTCGACGGTACGCCGCACGTCATGGCGAACTCCGCCTATCAGCCCATCAGTTCGGAGCAGGCCGAGGGCCATATGGGCCTGATCGGTGCCGACCGCGACCGCCTCGCACACTACTTCGACCACGCGATTGGATGA
- a CDS encoding ferritin-like domain-containing protein produces the protein MTTPHKLETARDTGAEPLHSYDVFAVYQNASWEMSDIPWDEFRPDLVRPEHIAFAMGAVMGESNSIAAQHGFFNEFVDDYDFSAFVCLWGYQELQHHLAFKKWLRLAGTDVGYDQINAMRAPYPPGITPSATLATNIISEIATNHMYKCVSRVTEEPVIAKIMKRASGDEARHAREFIHYTARRLVTHPEELSSVLETFYVYMADPKGRYNHPVSKFKGNLPELDGHVTIDEVFRHFGEVDDGTEWDRIHRQLFNTLAELTGRPVEKLRDIRRILAELPRPEAGA, from the coding sequence GTGACCACCCCGCACAAGCTGGAGACCGCACGCGACACCGGCGCGGAGCCCCTGCACAGCTACGACGTCTTCGCCGTGTACCAGAACGCCTCGTGGGAGATGAGCGACATCCCGTGGGACGAGTTCCGCCCCGACCTGGTGCGCCCCGAGCACATCGCCTTCGCCATGGGCGCCGTCATGGGCGAGTCCAACTCGATCGCCGCGCAGCACGGCTTCTTCAACGAGTTCGTCGACGACTACGACTTCTCGGCCTTCGTCTGCCTGTGGGGCTACCAGGAACTCCAGCACCACCTGGCGTTCAAGAAATGGCTGCGGCTCGCCGGTACCGACGTCGGCTACGACCAGATCAACGCGATGCGAGCGCCGTACCCGCCGGGCATCACCCCGTCGGCGACCCTCGCCACCAACATCATCTCCGAGATCGCCACCAACCACATGTACAAGTGCGTGAGCAGGGTTACCGAGGAACCGGTGATCGCCAAGATCATGAAACGGGCGAGCGGCGACGAAGCCCGCCACGCAAGGGAGTTCATCCACTACACCGCCCGTCGGCTGGTCACCCACCCCGAGGAGCTGTCCTCGGTCCTGGAGACCTTCTACGTCTACATGGCCGACCCCAAGGGCCGTTACAACCATCCGGTGAGCAAGTTCAAGGGCAACCTCCCCGAGCTCGACGGCCACGTCACCATCGACGAGGTCTTCCGCCACTTCGGCGAGGTCGACGACGGCACCGAGTGGGACCGCATTCACCGGCAGCTGTTCAACACGCTCGCCGAACTCACCGGCCGCCCCGTGGAGAAGCTCCGCGACATCCGTCGCATCCTCGCCGAGCTGCCCCGACCCGAGGCCGGCGCATGA
- a CDS encoding AMP-binding protein, whose translation MRSPLLSGDTLTECFLHHTQVAPDAVTVFPGSEERMTGAQLAESSLRCALGLMEHGVGPGAVVGLLVPTDARFLSLFFGAQRTGAACSVLPLPAGFGDEQGTARRLARILRVAGIRHLVLGTAFESLGALLAEQIPGLVLIDSAVSAAGGAHRLPSVDPDALSVVQFTSGSTSAPKGVMLTQSAMAAGVRACVVSGEFSPDDVFMQWVPTFHDMGLVGLFSHLLNGADVHVFTPTAFLRRPAKLLEYFAEHRGTVITGPNFSYDQFVDATPPELVKELDLSAWRLAFNGAEPVSAETVERFSAHLAPAGLRDTVMYPVYGMAEATLGITFPTPGSPVRTLSLDRAELAATGRVVPVARGTRGSKDVVALGGPVHGIEMRLVADGGRRCGPGELGEVQIAGPAVTSGYYNAPEATAAAFDGRWFRTGDVGFRHDGDLFVTGRTKDMVIVRGQNYFPDDIEAVAREVPGVYRKRCVAFSDVTEDGREVVRVVAEADPKKADAGLEAEIAARVVREMDFTDLRVHLVKPRWIPRTTSGKWQRSRTRDLLAELADATAAGPRAADRTEPEDTP comes from the coding sequence TTGCGTAGCCCCCTGTTGTCCGGTGACACCCTCACCGAGTGTTTCCTTCACCACACCCAGGTCGCACCGGACGCCGTGACCGTCTTCCCCGGCAGCGAGGAGCGCATGACGGGCGCCCAGCTCGCCGAGTCCTCGCTGCGCTGCGCGCTCGGACTGATGGAGCACGGCGTCGGCCCCGGTGCCGTTGTCGGCCTCCTCGTCCCCACCGACGCCCGCTTTCTGAGCCTGTTCTTCGGGGCGCAGCGCACCGGGGCCGCGTGCAGCGTCCTGCCCCTGCCCGCCGGCTTCGGCGACGAGCAGGGCACCGCCCGCAGGCTGGCCCGCATCCTGCGCGTCGCCGGCATCCGCCACCTGGTCCTCGGCACCGCCTTCGAGAGCCTGGGCGCCCTCCTCGCCGAGCAGATCCCGGGCCTCGTCCTCATCGACTCCGCGGTGTCCGCCGCCGGCGGTGCGCACCGGCTGCCCTCCGTCGACCCGGACGCCCTGTCCGTCGTGCAGTTCACCTCCGGCAGCACCAGTGCCCCCAAGGGCGTGATGCTCACCCAGAGCGCGATGGCCGCCGGCGTGCGGGCCTGTGTGGTCTCCGGGGAGTTCAGCCCGGACGACGTCTTCATGCAGTGGGTGCCGACCTTCCACGACATGGGCCTGGTCGGACTCTTCTCGCACCTGCTCAACGGCGCCGACGTGCATGTGTTCACGCCGACCGCGTTCCTGCGCCGCCCCGCCAAGCTCCTGGAGTACTTCGCCGAGCACCGCGGCACCGTCATCACCGGACCGAACTTCTCGTACGACCAGTTCGTGGACGCCACCCCTCCGGAGCTCGTCAAGGAGCTCGACCTCTCGGCCTGGCGGCTCGCCTTCAACGGGGCGGAGCCGGTGAGCGCCGAGACCGTCGAACGCTTCAGCGCCCACCTGGCACCCGCGGGCCTGCGGGACACCGTGATGTACCCGGTGTACGGCATGGCCGAGGCGACCCTCGGCATCACCTTCCCCACGCCCGGCAGCCCGGTACGGACCCTCTCCCTCGACCGGGCCGAACTGGCCGCCACCGGACGGGTCGTCCCCGTGGCGCGCGGCACCCGTGGCTCCAAGGACGTGGTGGCGCTCGGCGGCCCCGTGCACGGCATCGAGATGCGGCTGGTCGCCGACGGCGGCCGGCGCTGCGGGCCGGGCGAGCTGGGCGAGGTGCAGATCGCGGGACCGGCCGTGACCTCGGGCTACTACAACGCCCCCGAAGCCACGGCGGCCGCCTTCGACGGACGCTGGTTCCGCACCGGCGACGTCGGGTTCCGCCACGACGGTGACCTGTTCGTCACCGGCCGCACCAAGGACATGGTCATCGTCCGGGGACAGAACTACTTCCCCGACGACATCGAGGCCGTCGCCCGCGAGGTGCCCGGCGTCTACCGCAAGCGCTGCGTCGCCTTCTCCGACGTGACCGAGGACGGCCGCGAGGTGGTCCGGGTGGTGGCCGAGGCGGACCCGAAGAAGGCCGACGCCGGCCTCGAGGCCGAGATCGCCGCCCGGGTCGTCCGGGAGATGGACTTCACCGACCTGCGTGTGCACCTGGTCAAGCCGCGCTGGATTCCGCGTACCACCAGCGGCAAGTGGCAGCGCTCCCGCACCCGCGACCTGCTGGCGGAGCTCGCCGACGCCACCGCAGCCGGCCCCCGGGCCGCCGACCGAACCGAACCGGAGGACACCCCGTGA